TAGTTTTTGGGATTTTTTGCTCAAATCAGTGACGGAATTAGGAGTGGTTTCTCGTCCTTTCTGGTCCCATTTTCGAATCAGAATTAATTACCTTAATTAGTTCCAATTAGTATTGATCTAACAACTCATGATGACAATAATGAAACTAGTTTGATGCCGACACAAAATCTGAGTATGGTAATATTTAGGAACACTATTAAGACAACATATATAATTGCATCTACTATTGGAAACACGAATGACAAAGCATAGTTTAGAGCTTAGATATGTTGATATGATGCATTGCCATAACACGAGCATGCTACCCTTCTCAAccacaatttaaataaaatcttttCAAATAGTACTTACGCTGTATAATGTAAATGGAAATTTCTCAGCGTGTGAGTGGGTCCTAATGCTTCCCTTtcgctgatttttttttttttttttttaaatctggATCTCTTATAAGTTTAATGTATTATTCCAAAATACTGATGGACTGATGGGCTCGGAACATACTGCCGAAAATTTATAGTGTTATTAATTATGATGATGTGATGAATTAATCAATTAGGATATGAATGATTATATGATCAGGTAAGACTTGGGAGTTTCGCTGTTCGAAAATCACGCCACATTTTCCGCTATCAGATTGCTACCTAATACGCCATTTTAAATATCGGTGCGAATTTTGACGTTTACTTTGTTGCAAATGATGAAATAATGTGTTATTGTACTCTTCGTTTTCTTGCCATTGGAAATAATTGttcaatttatatttgaattaatGATGAAATAGAAGTATTATTGTAATCTTCGTTTTTCTGTGATTGGAAATAATTgtacaatttatattttgatttatgATATCATATCTTTTACCCTCTTTCAAAGTTTAGttcttctttaaaaaaaaaaaaatactcagtgTGATTGAAAATTATACAAACTACTCATTTTGAGCTTGAAAGTATAAAATTGTGCTTACTAAatagattttgaaattttatatcaTTGGTCTATTTCATTTGAATCGCGAATTTTGCTTGGTATATTCGATCAATGCAAGTCGAACGTTAGTGATAAATTTACTAATACTTTAATATGTTCGATCACTGCGAGTTGAACCTTGAAACATTAGTGGTTAAACATTTATAGAATTTACACATCTTTAAATTTGTAGAATTGTGTGATATTTCATCATCATGACTAAATTAAACTGATAATCaatttaatagatttattatgtagATTTAATTGACATAATTACATTTCATATgatcagtcttttatttaaattaaaattaattaaattgtgtAGATGTTAGTCGCCGTAATATATCACTAGGATTTTAGtgacaaatatttaaattaaaattaattttaaatattacatCAATTATGagcttgaattatttttatttatataattgcaTGAAGTATGGAGAAGAACATAAATGATAAATTACGAACAACAAATTAAACATCACCGTCAATGTAATCCTTAATTTGCAGATTCAAAGAGAAAATCTGAATTCATTTCTAAAATAGCTTTAGCACCCAATGAAGGCTGGATTGTATTTGTATGTTTAAATAGAGATCAAACATCAAAGATAAGATGAACTTGTTTTACAGTTTGACTCTTCCAAACTCTTTAATATCCTCGGGAATCAGATTGGGCTTCCCATAATTTGTTATATGAGCCCATGAAGCCTGGGCTTTGGGGACTTTTCCTGCTGGAGTTGTTGAGCTATCATCGGCCCATCAGAATTACTCACGCCAGAAGCAGAAGAGAATCAAGTATTCTTCTCCAACATTACATCATCTTCCGTAGCCTTTTCAAAAGCAGCAATGTCGCATCTAAAAATTCATGCGCCTTCCAGAATTTTCAAGAACGTGCTCGATTTCCAAATCTATTACGCACCAAAACACCTAATTATAAATACCTAAAATGTTAATTAGCTTCGCCTTAGACTGAAACACTAATCAGCATAACAAGTAATCAAGCAACAAATAATGTCAGGTTTCGTGGTGCGATCCGATGTCGGGGTGGGGCCGGCTATGGACTGGAAGGAGACTCCTGAAGCCCACATCTTCAAGTTCGACCTTCCGGGCCTCACCAAGGAGGACGTGAAGCTCCAAGTTCACGACGACAGAGTGTTGCACGTCAGCGCTGTTGCCGGTCCAGGCGAAGAAGATGGTGCCCAAAACAAATGGCACTGTAGAGAGCGCGTTGATGGCCGGAATTTTGTCCGGGAATTTAGGTTGCCGGAAAATGCTATTGTGGATGAGATAAAAGCATCGATGAGCGACGGGGTGTTGGTGGTGAGGGTGGCTAAGGATCTGAGCAAGAAGAAGAGGAGACATTCAAATAAGTATGCTGTTGAGATTGGTGGTGGTGAAGGTGAAGGAGATGATTCCGTTGCTGCCAAAGGGCTCTCACGGTTTGTCTGTTGCAGAGCTTGACTAATTCCTATCTTTTCGTTCTTCATTTGTGTGTGGCTTTTTTCTATTGTAAATGGGTCGACTCATTTATTACGAGTCTCAAACTGTTTAATTTGGATGTCTTTGTACATAGTATTAAGGTTCCGGGGTGTTTTCTTCCCCCTTTTCTTTTTGAGCGAAGTTTTGCAAGGTTTGATATTTTAGGTACTGATCAGATTGAGATGAGAATATCGTGTGCATAGCATATTATTGTACGTAATTGAAACTTGAGCCTAGCTATCAACTTATTATGATCTCATGTCCAATTAGTAGTACGCTCTTTTTTTAGAAGGAAAAATATGatatctatttttctttttttcatcaCTAAAAGCGAACAAAATGGAAAACTGTGCATATTTTTAtagcattttttttaagagcAAATAAAGGTTAGGTGTTAGTGTTATAATGAAATCAACAAGTAAGCAATAAATTCGTAatctgaaaattaaaatattgtatTCAGGAGCAACCGATGAAATTGCTTTAACGGTAACGCCCGCGTTACCACGTAACCCGTGGATCAATCTAAATGTAATTGACTGATTAGCTGACTAGCAACTTTAATACAAAGATTTCAAAGTTAGTGAATTATCCTGTATATCAGACCGTGGACATGAGACTGTTCTCTGAACCACATATAACTAATTGTGTTCTTACTTTCTGCATTTTACATTGGTATTGCTTTATTTGCTTAACTGTTTTGCAAACTGACCTCTAGCATCACAATCAACACAGGCATTGTAAACTGAACATGTGCAGACTGATTAGATTCAGTCAAGTCACTGATCATAAACTGAAGTTTGATTAAGTCGAAAAGATAACTTAAAAGGATTTTCTAAAAGCGAGTCAACCAACCACCACATGCATTATGCACATCAGTTATTAGTCCAACTGATCAACATACGAGCAGTCAGTAGGATTGCTAACTAAACTTTATGTTAACTAAACTTTATGTTAGAACAATTTATGTATCGATCAACCTAATTTCAATTAGCTGATCTGAATCATCTCCGTCGACTCATTAGTAGTTGAACCTGTTCAGAACATAATTATctctgtaaaaaaaaaagagaaatagaAACTGGTGTATCCCCCTTCTCATACGCCAGTACATACTCGCTCGAGACCAACAATTAGTATTAAAATAAGAGGTTCTTTTGACCTCTGCATCAGGTCAACCTGAAGCgatcattaaaaatattttcatattcaTATCATTCTTAGTGCATACCTATCATGACCATTATGCATGTTCTCTTCCTATGTTACAGTGGAAAACTATAAGCTATGAAAACTTAAGATAAAGAGACATCTACTAGCTCAACATAGGAGGATGTGAGAAGTTCTTACTATAGGTCTCATTGTCTTCCAATTCAACGTACTCAGAATCGAAGGTCTAGTTTGAGACAACCAAGTAGTCTATGAGCCAAATAATCCAGCTGATTACACTgctgaagaaaaaaaagttgGTGAACTTAAACAACGTCGCCATGGAAGGCACTCTCAGTGATGCCCGCGCTGTCAAAACCTCATGGTGTGAAACTGGCACATAGTTATATGATACTCTCGAATCGATAAACGTCGGTTCAAAAGATATCAAAGAAGAAAAGCTCACCAAGTCACCATAGCCTCTCAGAAGCTCAATGACTTCACAATGCTAAAATGAGAAAACCTCGAATTTATGGAAATGAGGTTCAGACTTATCATCAGAGAAATTTCAGCTCTCCAAAAGAACTACTGGATAAAATAAGAATggggaaccattttcagtcattcaaCCATTAAGATCTATAATGAATGCAAcatcttgatggatgaatgcaaCACTTGGGTTCAAATCTGGAAGGGGGcgaaaaaatttatttttcttgagTATAAAATTTAACATTAGATGCATTAACTTTTtcagcaaatgcattaattatatataatgattttcACGTTCTGAGGGAAAATGTGGTTCTCACTAAAATCACAGCCTAATTACTTGCGATCTTTGCATGAAGTATTCATTTAAACTTTAATTTAACACACTAACTAGAATAGGGTGTTACAAAAGCAATATTCACGGTGAGCTAAATATTCCACAATCACGGAACGATAAGTTAAGGTCTTGTTTGCTTGAGAATATGGGATAAGGTTTGATATATTTCATTAGGATGTGTTATATTGTATAaagtattaatattatatttaattaaatgtattaaaTTATCTGCTTTATAAATTAGTTATGGTAGCAGAGtaaaattttgtccatctcccaaataacttcctaacTGTTTTTTTTGTTCGTCCCTAAAAGAACttatctttctatttttggactataccctgCCACTagtaataacttatttattcttatttatcaCCTTTTCAAAACTCTCAATACcctatttattcttaattttcacatttttatcttaaaacttgtgccccTCCCACCTAGGAAATTATTTgggggatgaagggagtatattaaTTTATGGTAGGAGGGTGAAATTGAGATAGTTTAATCTATTACTTTcgcctccgtccacaaaaaaattaacACATTGTGAataatacgaattttaataaaatgattgataGTAGAGTAAAGGCCTcactaaaaatataattttaaattaattaatatatatataaattatggtTATAAAGTGGAGTAAATGTcatatcaataataaaattatgtGGACCCTACTATTATAAATGGAAAGTGACGATATTTTTGTGGAtcgaccaaaaagaaaattacgACAAAAAGTAATGTTTAATAAATGATACAATTCAGATTTGTATTATGTATCTAACTTATAAGTTGGTAATACATATTGTGCCCTTTATTAAATACCTCATATTTTAACATAAATATGGTATCAAAATGTTATATACAATTGTGGAGGGAAATCTTATTATAGTCatctttcataaaaacataagttttatagctctagtttataatagataagttatatagccattttaagtttaaaagaTTATAACACCATTTGACTTTtttgtactcgatggtgtacacgatggtGCCATCATGTACACCATCAAGTACTTCGATTACTCGATGGTGTTATAGAAAATCTTCAGTTTTTTCATTGCTCGATTGTGTACTCGATGACACCAccgtgtacaccatcgagtactcgatagTATACTcgatggtgccatcgagtacaccatctagtacaaaaaagtcaaagaatgttatagtcttttaagtctaaaatgactatataacttatctattataaattaaggctataaaacttatatttttatgaaagatGGCTATATGTGCTCATTCCCACCAATTGAATATATGATTTCATCTAGCATAAGCCATACACGCGTCGTGACATAAGTCAACGAAAAATGTGACCTTATATGTAGAGAACAAATGTCAACACTCAACAGTAGATAAATTATCACTTTAACCATCTTGATTAGGAATCAAAGTTctgataaaattaaaaaatctttGTTATCTCTGGAGAATTCGAAAagtaattttatgtttaatgaaaatttaagttttaatgtaaCATAATTCAACCAGCTATTTCATGGTTTTCCTTAGCTCCAAAACAGTTATACGATCTATTCAAAGTCTGAGATCTGTCTGAtaatgattaatttatttaggaGATGGACAGTTAGTTTTTCCACCAGAATCAAGGATTTGTAGCTAACTCACTGATTTAATTCAATATCCATGATTGAATATGCTGGCGTTCTCAGATGCAActcaaactatatatatttaaatagaGCATTATCACATCTTTGGACTGATTAAACTAAATTTGGAACATGGGAGCGTCTCATTATCTCATCTAGTGCTGCTCACGTTTTCTTCTCGGCCGATTCATATAAATATTAAAGACAAATGAAGAAACTGATCGATATCCAGAATAATGAGGTGGCTTTTTGCAGCTATATTTTTGGTTATCAGCATTCACCATGTCTCTCCTACGGTGGTGAGAGGCGGCGCTGTGCTTCCCGCCGCTGCTTTTCTGTCACCAGCTTATTATCACAAATCATGTCCGAATCTTGAATCCATAATCGATCAAAAAATGAGGGCTTGGCTTAAAAGAGATTACACTATGGCTGCTAGCATCATTCGCCTCCACTTCCACGACTGCGCCGTCAGGGTATTCCCATTTACTTTCTTcgctatttacaaattcaatgCAACCAACATATATGCATGCATTACAAATTATATTCTGATATACAGcactataaaaataaaaccaTATCACACGTTAATTTGCTGCAAATTGTCCGTATTGGATTATGTTATTAATAGATCAATCTATACATTCAAGAAAATGGATatacttaatttatattttaaaaattatattccctaataatgaattattaactaataaaaagtaaaatttaataatataaataattatatggcCTAATTTGATGAAATAAATCCctgttaataatcacaaaattaaattgaaattggagAATGGAAGATAAAAGaatcaaaaaaatgaaatgcCATGTGTCGATTTTGCTACAATTTAAAAGTGATGTTATTAGTGCAAAAAATTATAGAAGGCGTCGAAAACTGAAATTTGGTTAAATTAAGTTGGTGAAATTTTTAGCAATTACCCCTACAAAAATATATGTGTCGGCAGAATTGT
The genomic region above belongs to Salvia miltiorrhiza cultivar Shanhuang (shh) chromosome 5, IMPLAD_Smil_shh, whole genome shotgun sequence and contains:
- the LOC130985987 gene encoding 18.1 kDa class I heat shock protein-like, with the protein product MSGFVVRSDVGVGPAMDWKETPEAHIFKFDLPGLTKEDVKLQVHDDRVLHVSAVAGPGEEDGAQNKWHCRERVDGRNFVREFRLPENAIVDEIKASMSDGVLVVRVAKDLSKKKRRHSNKYAVEIGGGEGEGDDSVAAKGLSRFVCCRA